A genomic stretch from Desulfotignum balticum DSM 7044 includes:
- a CDS encoding tautomerase family protein has product MPYVNIKITREGATKEQKAELIEGVTRLLKDVLGKNPATTFVTIDEVDTDNWGVGGIPVTELRKQQ; this is encoded by the coding sequence ATGCCATACGTGAACATTAAAATTACCAGAGAAGGCGCCACAAAGGAACAGAAAGCCGAGCTCATTGAAGGGGTGACCCGGCTGCTTAAAGATGTGCTGGGAAAAAATCCCGCCACCACGTTTGTGACCATCGATGAAGTGGACACGGATAACTGGGGCGTCGGCGGCATTCCCGTGACAGAACTGCGCAAACAACAATAA
- a CDS encoding NAD(P)H-dependent glycerol-3-phosphate dehydrogenase, with product MKQIDDIQSTRIGVVGAGSWGTALAKLLAEKGFDIDFWVFESEVKEQIETLRENRVFLPGVLLPETIHPFNDIETVVKNKDLVLVVVPSHCMRSVAMQMKPFIAKDAVVVSASKGIENKTHLTMTGILEEILDFLPPENLAVLSGPSFAKEVAAKIPTVVAAASVNDRVARFVQAVFAGPTFRVYVNHDPVGTQIGGAMKNVLAIAAGICDGMNMGLNPRAALITRGLTEMNRLGTRLGADPLTLSGLAGVGDLLLTCTGALSRNYTVGMQIGQGKKLDDIISEMRMVAEGVKTTRSVYNLSRKLGVDLPICNEVYHVLFENYPLEETIQRLMNRSLKHELDGVL from the coding sequence ATGAAACAAATAGATGACATACAATCGACCCGCATCGGGGTCGTGGGGGCCGGTTCCTGGGGAACTGCGCTTGCCAAACTGCTGGCTGAAAAAGGCTTTGATATTGATTTCTGGGTGTTTGAATCCGAAGTGAAGGAACAGATTGAAACATTGCGGGAAAACCGGGTGTTTCTGCCGGGGGTTCTGCTTCCCGAAACCATTCATCCGTTCAATGATATTGAAACCGTGGTCAAGAACAAGGATCTGGTACTGGTTGTCGTTCCTTCTCATTGCATGCGGTCCGTGGCCATGCAGATGAAACCGTTCATTGCAAAAGACGCTGTGGTGGTCAGTGCGTCCAAAGGGATTGAAAACAAGACCCATCTCACCATGACCGGTATTCTGGAAGAAATTCTGGATTTTCTGCCCCCGGAAAATCTGGCGGTGCTGTCCGGTCCCAGCTTTGCCAAGGAGGTGGCGGCAAAGATTCCCACGGTGGTGGCGGCGGCATCTGTGAACGACCGGGTGGCCCGGTTTGTCCAGGCGGTGTTCGCCGGCCCCACTTTCCGGGTGTATGTCAACCATGATCCTGTCGGCACCCAGATCGGCGGTGCCATGAAAAATGTCCTGGCTATTGCCGCAGGCATCTGCGACGGCATGAACATGGGACTCAACCCCAGAGCCGCCCTGATCACCCGGGGTCTGACGGAAATGAACCGTCTGGGCACCCGCTTAGGGGCGGACCCGCTGACCCTGTCCGGCCTGGCCGGAGTCGGAGACCTGCTGCTCACCTGTACCGGTGCGTTGAGCCGTAATTACACGGTGGGGATGCAGATCGGCCAGGGCAAAAAACTGGATGACATCATCTCGGAAATGCGTATGGTGGCCGAAGGGGTGAAAACCACCCGGTCCGTGTACAACCTGTCCAGAAAACTGGGCGTGGATCTGCCCATCTGCAATGAAGTTTATCATGTTTTGTTTGAGAATTATCCATTGGAAGAAACCATACAGCGCCTGATGAACCGCTCTTTAAAACATGAGCTGGACGGGGTGTTGTAA
- a CDS encoding response regulator, whose translation MEDTLTVFTASKYCNVSSKTIINWVEAGHIKAYRTVGGHRRIKKSDLEIFMRDQGIPIPEEKDDSARKKILVVDDDMIIVESIVQALEEDEFDYEVISASDGFEAGLQVNHFKPDLMILDIMMPDIKGYEVCKKIKDNEETRHTKIIVLSAYLDDEKFARMKKNGADVCFSKPLPLHQLKEEVAKLLGLK comes from the coding sequence ATGGAAGACACATTGACTGTATTCACGGCCAGCAAGTACTGCAATGTTTCGTCTAAAACCATTATCAACTGGGTGGAGGCCGGCCATATCAAGGCGTACCGGACGGTGGGCGGCCATCGCCGCATCAAGAAATCCGACCTGGAAATCTTTATGCGCGATCAGGGAATTCCCATCCCGGAGGAAAAAGATGACAGTGCCCGCAAGAAAATCCTGGTGGTGGATGACGACATGATCATTGTGGAATCCATTGTCCAGGCCCTGGAGGAGGACGAGTTCGACTATGAGGTGATCTCGGCGTCCGACGGGTTTGAGGCAGGACTTCAGGTCAACCATTTCAAGCCGGATTTGATGATCCTGGATATCATGATGCCTGATATCAAAGGATATGAGGTCTGCAAGAAAATTAAGGACAACGAGGAGACAAGACATACGAAAATCATTGTGCTGTCTGCGTATCTGGACGACGAGAAATTCGCCCGGATGAAGAAAAATGGTGCGGATGTCTGTTTTTCCAAGCCCTTGCCTTTGCACCAGCTCAAAGAAGAAGTCGCAAAACTGCTTGGACTTAAATAA
- a CDS encoding methylenetetrahydrofolate reductase: MNLKESLEKKRFVVTSEVQAPLGDDEPEALVKSLSRVRGRVDGVSVSDVELEGVVGDSIQTCDLLLKNRFNAIYQTTTRDKNRYQLQKDLTSAHEVGVDNLLVFTEDYRISGDSLQESMFFHVDSGKLASVLDHLRQGVTIEGNDLGKNFEFTLGSGVETPWGKQMPKRGMEELEDMLNVGTGYFLTTPIFDVDQFEKFMKQVAPFRVPVIAEVMILRTAGMGKFLNRHFKSGLVPEWVIQKLLNAPDRTKASIELFADTVKSLKDICQGVHIVTIGGEDKLARYLNAAKLR, encoded by the coding sequence ATGAATTTAAAAGAATCTTTGGAAAAAAAGAGATTTGTTGTGACCTCTGAAGTTCAGGCCCCCCTTGGCGATGACGAACCTGAAGCACTGGTAAAAAGCCTGAGCAGGGTCCGGGGCAGGGTGGACGGCGTGTCCGTGTCTGATGTGGAACTTGAAGGCGTGGTGGGGGACAGCATTCAGACCTGTGACCTGTTGCTGAAAAACCGGTTCAATGCCATTTACCAGACCACCACCAGAGACAAGAACCGGTATCAGCTCCAGAAGGACCTGACTTCGGCCCATGAGGTGGGGGTGGATAACCTGCTGGTGTTCACCGAGGACTACCGGATTTCCGGCGACAGTCTCCAGGAATCCATGTTTTTTCATGTGGATTCCGGCAAGCTGGCATCGGTTTTAGACCACCTGCGCCAGGGGGTCACCATCGAAGGCAATGACTTAGGCAAAAATTTTGAATTTACCTTAGGTTCCGGTGTGGAAACCCCCTGGGGAAAGCAAATGCCCAAGCGAGGTATGGAGGAACTGGAGGACATGCTCAATGTGGGGACCGGCTATTTTTTGACCACTCCGATTTTTGACGTGGACCAGTTTGAAAAGTTCATGAAACAGGTGGCCCCGTTCCGGGTCCCGGTGATCGCTGAGGTGATGATTCTGCGCACGGCCGGCATGGGCAAGTTTCTGAACCGCCACTTCAAGTCCGGCCTGGTGCCGGAATGGGTGATCCAGAAGCTGCTCAACGCACCGGACAGGACAAAGGCCAGCATCGAGCTGTTTGCAGATACCGTCAAAAGCCTCAAGGATATCTGCCAGGGCGTGCATATCGTAACCATCGGCGGTGAGGACAAACTGGCCCGGTACCTGAACGCAGCCAAACTCAGGTGA
- a CDS encoding (Fe-S)-binding protein, which yields MAEAIKIDTLDVELKEAVLDKVPDANFDLCLTCGTCTGGCPASEQFGMDPRKLIRMLNFGMDEEILKSDWKWVCSMCGRCQLACPMNINIPKLIYNIRARMAREKRPKGILGSCDQHIRTGSAMGAAKEDFEFTVLDVAEEIREDHPGFEDLEVTVDRVGAQMVLNQNSREPVTEPEEMGPLWKILHLVGADWTYPSVMWAGENYCMFLADDEGWRYIIEEFVLHVDNNLKSPLVVNTEUGHSYFAILEGLRKYKIPHKFELITIIELYARWIKQGKLKVNSDWNKDIGAKFTVQDPCNIARKSGSNKIVDDLRFVVKAVVGEENFIDTVPSRMNNFCCGGGGGALQAGFPDQRRAYGKIKFNQIMATGADYVIAPCHNCHGQIEDIGHHYGGRYHVVHLWTIICLALGVLADTERAYLGPDLADVGL from the coding sequence ATGGCAGAGGCAATCAAGATAGACACCCTTGATGTCGAACTCAAGGAAGCGGTACTGGACAAGGTACCGGATGCAAACTTTGATCTGTGCCTGACCTGCGGCACCTGCACCGGCGGATGTCCCGCGTCCGAGCAGTTCGGCATGGATCCCAGAAAACTGATCCGTATGCTCAATTTCGGCATGGATGAAGAGATCCTCAAATCCGACTGGAAATGGGTGTGCTCCATGTGCGGCCGGTGCCAGCTGGCATGCCCCATGAACATCAATATTCCCAAACTCATCTATAACATCCGGGCCAGGATGGCCCGGGAAAAAAGGCCCAAAGGCATTTTGGGCTCCTGCGACCAGCATATCCGCACAGGATCGGCCATGGGTGCGGCCAAAGAGGATTTTGAATTCACGGTTCTGGATGTGGCCGAGGAGATCAGAGAGGACCATCCCGGGTTCGAGGACCTGGAGGTCACTGTGGACCGGGTGGGCGCGCAGATGGTGCTCAACCAGAACTCCCGGGAACCGGTCACCGAACCCGAGGAGATGGGACCCTTGTGGAAGATCCTGCACCTGGTGGGGGCGGACTGGACCTACCCTTCGGTGATGTGGGCCGGTGAAAATTACTGCATGTTTCTGGCGGACGATGAAGGGTGGCGGTATATCATCGAGGAGTTTGTCCTGCATGTGGACAACAATCTTAAAAGTCCTCTGGTGGTCAATACTGAGTGAGGCCACTCCTATTTTGCAATCCTGGAGGGATTGCGCAAATACAAGATTCCCCACAAGTTTGAACTCATCACCATCATCGAGTTGTACGCCCGGTGGATCAAACAAGGTAAACTCAAGGTCAATTCAGACTGGAACAAAGATATCGGTGCGAAATTCACGGTCCAGGATCCCTGCAACATCGCCCGGAAAAGCGGGTCCAACAAAATCGTAGACGATCTGCGGTTTGTGGTGAAAGCCGTGGTGGGCGAAGAGAATTTCATCGATACCGTGCCCAGCCGCATGAACAATTTCTGCTGCGGCGGCGGGGGCGGGGCCCTGCAGGCCGGGTTCCCGGACCAGCGCCGGGCTTACGGCAAAATCAAGTTCAACCAGATCATGGCCACAGGGGCCGATTACGTCATCGCCCCCTGCCACAACTGTCACGGCCAGATCGAGGATATCGGCCACCACTACGGCGGCAGGTATCACGTGGTCCATTTGTGGACCATCATCTGCCTGGCGTTAGGGGTTCTGGCGGATACTGAACGCGCCTATCTCGGCCCGGACCTGGCCGACGTGGGACTTTGA
- a CDS encoding FAD-dependent oxidoreductase — protein sequence MTEMEKGSVMVVGAGIAGIQASLDLADSGHLVYLVDNNTAIGGTMAQLDKTFPTNDCSMCIISPKLVEAGRHLNVELLTSSDIESVDGEAGNFTVTLTQHPRYIDLEKCTACGECGKVCPVTLPNRFDENLGERKAAFKLYPQAMPSAWAIEKADKAPCRLTCPAGLNVQGYVQMVKQGKYRQALEIIMEQLPLPGVLGRICPHECEDACRRCQVEAPVAIRDLKRLAADQFDPRDIKIPCAPKIGKKVAVIGSGPAGLSAGFHLAKKGVDAVIFEALPKPGGMLRVGIPDHRLPPDVLDKDIDVITNLGVLIHCHQRLGHDFTVDSLKAEGFDAVFLALGAHKGLSLDISGENLPGVRQGVDFLRELNLNGETETGTQVGIIGGGNVAIDVARSAVRMGAKNVTIIYRRTRNEMPAWEEEICAAEDEGVAITYLAAPQKVLEKNGRVAGLRVIKMELGEPDVSGRRRPVPVPGSEYDIEIDQLISAIGQQPDISVIEDLADVKITRWNTPEVDPVTLATDRAGVFAGGDVQTGPGVAIGAVAAGMAAAESIFRYLTGKDMAGGRDVPVAEEPVYRPVDPDMPHEARYRMPELPVEKRAGNFDEVELGYDPADGQKEAARCLNCGYCSECMQCVDACLADAVDHFMMPEIHKVQVKAIILAPGFTPFEPQQMITYCYGHSPNVMTSLEFERILSASGPYAGHLVRPSDEKEPKKIAWLQCVGSRDINKGDHAYCSGVCCMYATKQAVIAKEHAGEKLDCAIFYMDMRTHGKEFDKYQMRAEDDAGVRYVRSRIHSVFPEPGDRYRLVYATEAGNLAEEIFDMVVLSIGLAPNREAAALAEKMGIDLNAHGFAATTDLSPVAASRPGIYVCGTFQEPKDIPSSVMEASAAAATAAMTMAEDRWTLTRTRELPPETDVAGAVPRIGVFVCNCGINIGGVADVPAVRDYAKTLPYVVHVEDNLFTCSQDTQDHMKQVIIENQINRVVVASCSPRTHEPLFQETIRDAGLNKYLFEMANIRDQNTWVHMNEPDKATAKAKDLVRMAVARAAFVEPLHQVSLPIKKSLLVVGGGVAGMESALTAAAQGVAVLLVEKTDTLGGIARHLNATWQGEPVAAFLADLAEKVLAHPNISVHLNTQVARTTGSMGHFTTTLVQGSGPDHPANVQEFIVEHGAAVIATGGMEYRPHEYLYGDHPDVLTHLDMDAAFRENDARIFKGRSFAFIQCVGSRNEEHPYCSRLCCTHSLKSAIALKKMDPRKRVFVIYRDIRSYGFREDLYREARERGVLFIRYDLERMPELSRAHNGKGGLVLRVFDPVLQMPVTLSPDVVVLASGVVSADNKKLYETFKVPVNSDGFLVEAHAKLRPVDFASEGLFVAGLAHYPKPLEESISQARAAVARAMIILSRDVLMVGGIVASVEKEKCAVCLTCVRTCPYGIPFIHEEGYAQIEASECHGCGACVAECPGKAITLNHFTDRQITAKTHALFEETLETEEAAS from the coding sequence ATGACCGAAATGGAAAAAGGATCGGTAATGGTGGTGGGCGCCGGTATCGCCGGTATCCAGGCCTCTCTGGATCTGGCCGATTCCGGGCACCTGGTCTACCTGGTGGACAACAACACGGCCATCGGCGGCACCATGGCCCAGCTGGACAAGACCTTTCCCACCAATGACTGCTCCATGTGCATTATCTCCCCCAAGCTGGTGGAGGCGGGGCGGCATTTGAATGTGGAACTGCTGACCTCAAGCGACATCGAGTCCGTGGACGGGGAGGCCGGCAATTTCACGGTGACCCTGACGCAGCATCCCCGGTATATTGACCTGGAAAAATGCACGGCCTGCGGGGAATGCGGCAAGGTGTGCCCGGTGACCCTGCCCAACCGGTTTGACGAAAATCTGGGAGAGCGTAAAGCCGCGTTCAAGCTCTATCCCCAGGCCATGCCTTCGGCCTGGGCCATTGAAAAGGCAGACAAGGCACCCTGCCGCCTTACCTGTCCGGCCGGGCTCAATGTTCAGGGGTATGTGCAGATGGTCAAGCAGGGCAAATACAGGCAGGCCCTGGAGATCATCATGGAGCAGCTGCCGCTGCCCGGGGTTTTGGGCCGGATCTGTCCCCATGAATGCGAGGATGCCTGCCGCCGCTGTCAGGTGGAGGCCCCGGTGGCCATCAGAGATCTCAAGCGCCTGGCTGCAGACCAGTTTGATCCCCGGGATATCAAGATTCCCTGTGCGCCGAAGATCGGAAAGAAAGTGGCCGTCATCGGTTCCGGCCCGGCCGGGCTGTCCGCAGGGTTTCATCTGGCGAAAAAAGGGGTGGATGCCGTGATTTTCGAAGCCCTGCCCAAACCCGGGGGGATGCTGCGGGTGGGGATTCCGGACCATCGGCTTCCCCCTGACGTGCTGGACAAAGATATCGATGTGATCACCAACTTAGGCGTGCTGATCCACTGCCACCAGCGCCTGGGGCATGATTTTACCGTGGACAGCCTGAAGGCCGAAGGGTTTGATGCCGTATTCCTGGCCCTGGGCGCCCACAAAGGGCTGTCTCTGGATATTTCCGGTGAAAATCTGCCCGGGGTCCGCCAGGGCGTGGATTTCCTGCGGGAACTCAATTTAAATGGTGAAACGGAAACCGGAACACAGGTGGGGATCATCGGCGGCGGCAATGTGGCCATTGACGTGGCAAGGTCCGCGGTACGTATGGGGGCAAAGAATGTCACCATTATCTACAGAAGAACCCGGAACGAGATGCCGGCCTGGGAAGAGGAGATCTGCGCCGCCGAGGACGAAGGCGTGGCCATCACCTATCTGGCGGCCCCGCAGAAGGTTCTGGAAAAGAACGGCCGGGTGGCGGGCCTGCGGGTGATCAAAATGGAGTTGGGCGAGCCGGACGTATCGGGCCGGCGCCGGCCCGTGCCTGTGCCGGGCAGCGAATACGACATCGAAATAGATCAACTCATCAGTGCCATCGGCCAGCAGCCCGACATTTCCGTGATCGAGGATCTGGCGGATGTAAAAATCACCCGGTGGAACACCCCGGAGGTGGATCCGGTCACCCTGGCCACGGACCGGGCCGGCGTGTTTGCCGGCGGGGATGTGCAGACCGGTCCCGGGGTGGCCATCGGCGCGGTGGCTGCCGGTATGGCGGCGGCGGAATCGATCTTCCGGTATCTCACCGGCAAAGACATGGCCGGAGGCCGGGATGTGCCGGTGGCGGAAGAGCCGGTCTACCGGCCGGTGGATCCGGACATGCCCCATGAAGCCCGATACCGGATGCCGGAACTCCCTGTCGAAAAAAGGGCCGGCAATTTTGATGAGGTGGAACTGGGGTATGATCCGGCTGACGGGCAGAAAGAAGCCGCCAGGTGCCTGAACTGCGGGTACTGCTCTGAGTGCATGCAGTGCGTGGATGCCTGCCTGGCCGATGCCGTGGACCATTTCATGATGCCCGAAATCCATAAAGTGCAGGTCAAGGCCATCATCCTGGCCCCGGGATTCACCCCGTTTGAACCCCAACAGATGATTACCTACTGCTACGGCCACAGCCCCAATGTCATGACCTCCCTTGAATTTGAGCGGATTCTGTCCGCGTCCGGCCCGTATGCCGGCCACCTGGTGCGGCCGTCCGATGAAAAAGAACCCAAAAAGATCGCCTGGCTTCAGTGCGTGGGGTCCCGGGACATCAACAAGGGGGACCATGCCTACTGTTCCGGGGTGTGCTGCATGTATGCTACCAAACAGGCGGTGATCGCCAAGGAGCATGCCGGAGAAAAACTGGACTGCGCCATTTTCTACATGGACATGCGCACCCATGGCAAAGAGTTTGATAAATATCAGATGCGGGCTGAAGACGATGCCGGGGTACGGTATGTCCGGTCCCGCATTCATTCCGTCTTTCCGGAGCCCGGGGACCGGTACCGGCTGGTGTATGCCACCGAGGCCGGAAACCTGGCCGAGGAAATTTTCGACATGGTGGTGCTGTCCATCGGACTGGCCCCCAACCGGGAGGCCGCGGCCCTGGCGGAAAAAATGGGCATCGACCTCAATGCCCACGGATTTGCCGCCACCACGGATCTGTCCCCTGTGGCGGCATCCCGGCCCGGCATCTATGTGTGCGGCACCTTTCAGGAGCCCAAGGACATCCCTTCTTCTGTCATGGAAGCCTCAGCTGCCGCCGCCACCGCCGCCATGACCATGGCCGAAGACCGGTGGACCCTCACCCGGACCCGGGAACTGCCGCCGGAAACCGATGTGGCCGGGGCTGTTCCCCGGATCGGGGTGTTTGTCTGCAACTGCGGGATCAACATCGGCGGGGTGGCGGATGTGCCCGCGGTCCGGGATTACGCAAAAACCCTGCCCTATGTGGTGCATGTGGAGGACAATTTGTTCACCTGTTCCCAGGATACCCAGGACCACATGAAGCAGGTGATCATTGAAAATCAGATCAACCGGGTGGTGGTGGCATCCTGTTCTCCCAGAACCCACGAGCCGTTGTTCCAGGAGACCATCCGGGATGCCGGGCTCAACAAGTATCTGTTTGAAATGGCCAATATCCGGGACCAGAACACCTGGGTCCACATGAACGAACCGGACAAAGCCACGGCAAAAGCCAAGGACCTGGTGCGCATGGCCGTGGCCAGGGCCGCGTTTGTGGAACCGCTGCACCAGGTGAGCCTGCCCATCAAAAAATCGCTGCTGGTGGTGGGGGGCGGGGTGGCCGGCATGGAATCGGCTCTGACCGCAGCAGCCCAGGGCGTGGCGGTTCTTCTGGTGGAAAAGACCGATACCTTAGGGGGAATCGCCCGGCATCTGAACGCCACCTGGCAGGGCGAGCCTGTGGCCGCCTTTCTGGCGGATCTGGCTGAAAAAGTGCTGGCCCACCCGAACATCTCGGTTCATCTGAATACCCAGGTGGCCCGGACCACCGGATCCATGGGGCATTTCACCACCACCCTGGTGCAAGGCAGCGGTCCGGACCATCCGGCGAACGTGCAGGAATTCATCGTTGAACACGGGGCTGCGGTCATCGCCACCGGCGGCATGGAATACCGCCCCCATGAATACTTGTACGGCGATCACCCGGACGTGCTCACCCACCTGGACATGGATGCGGCGTTCCGGGAGAACGATGCCCGGATTTTCAAGGGCCGGTCTTTTGCGTTCATCCAGTGCGTGGGCTCCAGAAACGAGGAACACCCCTACTGTTCAAGGTTGTGCTGCACCCACAGCCTCAAGTCCGCCATCGCCCTCAAGAAGATGGATCCCCGCAAACGGGTGTTCGTGATCTACCGGGATATCCGATCCTATGGATTCCGGGAGGACCTGTACCGGGAAGCCCGGGAACGGGGGGTGCTGTTCATCCGGTACGACCTGGAACGCATGCCTGAGTTGAGCCGGGCCCACAACGGCAAAGGGGGGCTTGTGCTGAGGGTCTTTGATCCGGTGCTCCAGATGCCCGTGACCCTTTCCCCGGACGTGGTGGTCCTGGCCTCGGGCGTGGTGTCGGCGGACAACAAAAAACTGTATGAAACCTTTAAGGTCCCGGTGAACAGCGACGGGTTCCTGGTGGAGGCCCATGCCAAACTGCGGCCCGTGGATTTTGCCTCGGAGGGCCTGTTTGTGGCGGGGCTGGCCCACTATCCCAAGCCCCTGGAGGAGAGCATCTCCCAGGCAAGGGCCGCCGTGGCCCGGGCCATGATTATCCTTTCCCGGGATGTCCTCATGGTGGGCGGCATCGTGGCCTCGGTGGAAAAGGAAAAGTGCGCCGTGTGTCTGACCTGTGTGCGCACCTGTCCCTATGGGATCCCCTTTATCCATGAAGAGGGATATGCGCAGATCGAGGCATCGGAATGTCATGGATGCGGGGCCTGTGTGGCGGAATGCCCGGGCAAGGCCATCACCTTGAACCATTTCACAGACCGGCAGATCACTGCCAAGACCCATGCCCTGTTTGAAGAAACCCTGGAGACCGAGGAGGCGGCATCATGA
- a CDS encoding PAS domain-containing sensor histidine kinase has product MSDHTPRLLDALDAFEDGIYIVSEEFTVEYMNRFMKDLFGDGVGKKCHKVLLNYETPCDWCNYREIFEKNETRHSEIYLESAKKTFALSEIPVTNRDGTRSKLSIYRDITRRKEQAALLKFSEENYQRLFTHAGCGVFISSKQGRFLDVNPALLRILGYRDKEEFLALDLARDVYLAPGDRERYQRIIEKKGRVVDYELQWRRRDGHLIDILLTSHVRYGTNGEVLGYEGIVVDVTERKKSENKIREAYDFLDNIISCSPNAIMAMDMTGRIMLWNRGAENLFGLPADEVVDNMTVQQIYSREVAAEVTRMMRDSEYGGVGRLTSYPLTFERRDGVRLEGNLSASFLYDEQGKETATVALFMDLRERLKTERELAEARQHLLQSEKLAAMGRLTSQIAHELNNPLFGIMNTLELLKTEIPPSNKRRRLLDMSLSETVRLADMLKKMLSFSRPDETERAALDVNTVIDELMVLYDKRFRENSIKVKLDLTPDPGIIMASRDQLRQVFINLFSNAMYAMPDGGILTLSTRPNGNMVYIIVEDTGTGIKPEHLEKVFDSFFTTKTDSIKGVGLGLSVCYGFIQDHDGDITVESQYGEWTRFTIKLPLA; this is encoded by the coding sequence ATGAGTGACCACACCCCGCGGCTGCTGGACGCCCTGGATGCGTTCGAAGACGGCATCTATATTGTGAGCGAAGAGTTTACAGTGGAGTATATGAACCGGTTCATGAAAGACCTGTTCGGAGACGGGGTGGGGAAAAAATGCCACAAGGTGCTGCTCAATTATGAAACCCCCTGTGACTGGTGTAATTACCGGGAGATTTTCGAAAAAAACGAAACCCGGCATTCAGAAATTTATCTGGAATCGGCGAAAAAAACCTTTGCCTTGTCTGAAATTCCCGTGACCAACCGGGACGGGACCCGGTCCAAACTGTCCATCTACCGGGACATCACCCGGCGCAAGGAGCAGGCGGCCCTGCTTAAATTTTCCGAAGAAAATTATCAGCGCCTGTTCACCCATGCCGGGTGCGGGGTGTTTATTTCCAGCAAACAGGGGCGGTTTCTGGATGTGAACCCGGCGTTGCTCAGGATTCTGGGATACCGGGACAAGGAAGAATTCCTGGCTCTGGACCTGGCCCGGGATGTGTATCTGGCACCCGGGGACCGGGAAAGATATCAGCGGATTATCGAGAAAAAAGGGCGGGTGGTGGATTACGAACTCCAGTGGCGGCGCCGGGACGGGCATCTCATCGACATCCTGCTGACCTCCCATGTCCGGTATGGCACCAATGGTGAAGTCCTGGGGTACGAAGGCATTGTGGTGGATGTCACCGAGCGCAAGAAAAGCGAAAATAAAATCCGGGAAGCCTACGATTTTCTGGACAACATTATTTCCTGCTCTCCCAATGCCATCATGGCCATGGACATGACCGGCCGGATCATGCTGTGGAACCGGGGAGCGGAAAATCTGTTCGGACTGCCCGCCGATGAAGTGGTGGACAACATGACGGTCCAGCAGATCTATTCCAGGGAGGTGGCGGCGGAAGTGACCCGGATGATGCGGGACTCAGAATATGGCGGAGTGGGCCGGCTGACCTCTTATCCGCTGACCTTTGAGCGCCGGGACGGGGTCCGGCTGGAGGGCAACCTGTCCGCGTCGTTTCTCTATGATGAACAAGGAAAAGAAACCGCCACCGTGGCGCTGTTCATGGACTTGAGAGAGCGCCTCAAGACCGAGCGGGAGCTGGCCGAAGCCCGGCAGCACCTGCTCCAGTCGGAAAAACTGGCTGCCATGGGCCGGCTCACCTCCCAGATCGCCCATGAACTGAACAACCCTTTGTTCGGGATCATGAATACCCTGGAACTGTTGAAAACCGAGATCCCGCCTTCCAACAAGCGGCGACGGCTTCTGGACATGTCTTTATCCGAAACCGTTCGCCTGGCGGACATGCTCAAAAAAATGCTGTCTTTTTCCCGGCCGGATGAAACCGAACGGGCAGCGCTGGACGTCAACACCGTGATCGACGAGCTCATGGTGCTCTATGACAAACGGTTCCGGGAAAATTCCATCAAGGTCAAACTGGATCTGACCCCGGATCCGGGCATCATCATGGCTTCCCGGGATCAGTTGCGCCAGGTGTTCATCAACCTGTTTTCCAACGCCATGTATGCCATGCCCGACGGCGGCATCCTGACGCTTTCCACCCGGCCCAACGGGAATATGGTTTATATCATTGTGGAAGATACCGGCACCGGCATCAAGCCCGAACACCTGGAAAAGGTGTTTGATTCTTTTTTCACCACCAAGACCGACAGTATCAAGGGCGTGGGACTGGGACTTTCGGTGTGTTATGGATTCATTCAGGATCATGACGGTGACATCACCGTGGAATCTCAATACGGCGAATGGACCCGGTTCACCATCAAACTGCCTCTGGCGTAA
- a CDS encoding gamma carbonic anhydrase family protein — protein MIRSFKGKTPRIAPSAYVDDTAVLIGDIEIGEESSVWPGAVIRADLGKITIGQKTIVEDNCVIHAGAPNGRDGDVFIGDRVVIGHGAVLNCRSIGNYVLIGMNATLLHEASIGDYCLIGAAALVGAGKIIPDYSLVFGAPGQIKGRPSEEQLWWAKSAYEEYKPLMDEYKKLQSIPS, from the coding sequence ATGATACGATCGTTTAAAGGCAAAACACCCAGGATTGCGCCATCGGCTTATGTGGACGACACGGCCGTGCTGATCGGAGATATCGAAATCGGAGAAGAGTCCAGTGTGTGGCCCGGTGCCGTCATCCGGGCGGATCTGGGAAAAATCACCATCGGACAAAAGACCATTGTGGAGGACAATTGCGTGATCCATGCCGGCGCTCCCAACGGCAGAGACGGGGATGTGTTCATCGGGGACCGGGTGGTCATCGGACATGGGGCCGTGCTCAACTGCCGGTCCATCGGTAATTATGTGCTCATCGGCATGAATGCCACCCTGCTTCATGAAGCCAGCATCGGTGATTACTGTCTGATCGGAGCGGCCGCCCTGGTGGGGGCCGGTAAAATCATTCCGGATTATTCCCTGGTGTTCGGGGCCCCCGGGCAGATCAAGGGACGGCCTTCTGAAGAACAGCTCTGGTGGGCCAAAAGCGCGTATGAAGAATACAAGCCATTGATGGATGAGTATAAAAAATTACAATCCATTCCGTCTTAG